A single genomic interval of Amycolatopsis albispora harbors:
- a CDS encoding MFS transporter, producing MGAATERGANATAKRAGIGAFIGSTIEWFDFYIYGTASALVFDKVFFPELDGALGTLVAFATFWVGFLARPLGGIIFGHIGDRVGRKKTLVFTLLLMGISTTLIGVLPGYATIGVAAPILLVLIRMVQGIGLGGEWGGSVLIASEHAPKGKSILYGAFAQQGSPVGNTLSTVSFLAISQLPDEAFVSWGWRIPFLASALLVVVGLFIRLKVTESPAMAGLIEAKKVAKLPLTEVVRNHPMLIVLGIGACTIGLSATYFKSTFALSWATADIGFTRSSFLTIILVANVTQILVQPWGAVIATKMSSWRRAVCVMLLPELVLMPLMFLLIGSGDYTAAMIGVVVATVPHCLYYAALAGMLASRFPAQVRYTGISLCYQLCGTLLGGTTPIVGQFLLNLTGSITAVIVFAVFQVLLTLGCMLALLKRPSYDDRSGEPTATPVAAHA from the coding sequence ATGGGTGCGGCGACCGAGCGCGGGGCGAACGCCACCGCGAAGCGCGCGGGCATCGGGGCGTTCATCGGCTCGACCATCGAATGGTTCGACTTCTACATCTACGGCACCGCGTCCGCGCTGGTGTTCGACAAGGTCTTCTTCCCCGAGCTCGACGGGGCGCTGGGCACGCTGGTCGCGTTCGCCACCTTCTGGGTCGGGTTCCTCGCCCGGCCGCTCGGCGGCATCATCTTCGGGCACATCGGCGACCGGGTCGGGCGCAAGAAGACGCTTGTTTTCACACTGCTGCTGATGGGCATCTCGACCACGCTGATCGGCGTGCTGCCCGGGTACGCCACGATCGGCGTGGCCGCGCCCATCCTGCTGGTGCTCATCCGGATGGTGCAGGGCATCGGCCTCGGCGGGGAATGGGGCGGGTCGGTGCTGATCGCCTCCGAGCACGCGCCCAAGGGCAAGTCGATCCTGTACGGCGCGTTCGCGCAGCAGGGCTCGCCGGTGGGCAACACGCTGAGCACGGTCAGCTTTCTCGCCATCAGCCAGCTGCCGGACGAGGCGTTCGTCAGCTGGGGCTGGCGGATCCCGTTCCTGGCCTCGGCGTTGCTGGTGGTGGTCGGGCTGTTCATCCGCCTGAAGGTCACCGAATCGCCGGCCATGGCCGGGCTGATCGAGGCCAAGAAGGTGGCGAAGCTGCCGCTGACCGAGGTGGTCCGCAACCACCCGATGCTGATCGTGCTCGGCATCGGCGCCTGCACCATCGGGCTGTCGGCCACCTACTTCAAGTCGACCTTCGCGCTGTCCTGGGCGACGGCGGACATCGGCTTCACGCGCAGCTCGTTCCTGACCATCATCCTGGTCGCCAACGTCACGCAGATCCTGGTGCAGCCGTGGGGCGCGGTGATCGCCACGAAGATGAGCAGCTGGCGGCGCGCGGTCTGCGTGATGCTGCTGCCCGAGCTGGTGCTGATGCCGCTGATGTTCCTGCTGATCGGTTCGGGTGACTACACCGCCGCGATGATCGGCGTGGTGGTCGCGACGGTGCCGCACTGCCTCTACTACGCGGCGCTCGCGGGCATGCTGGCGAGCCGGTTCCCCGCGCAGGTGCGGTACACCGGGATCTCGCTGTGCTACCAGCTGTGCGGCACGCTGCTCGGGGGCACCACGCCGATCGTGGGCCAGTTCCTGCTGAACCTCACCGGCTCGATCACCGCGGTGATCGTTTTCGCGGTGTTCCAGGTGCTGTTGACGCTGGGGTGCATGCTGGCCCTGCTGAAGCGCCCCAGCTACGACGACCGCTCCGGCGAACCCACCGCCACCCCGGTCGCCGCCCACGCCTAG
- a CDS encoding LysR substrate-binding domain-containing protein — translation MELRHLNAFLAVAEELHFGRAAKRLQMAQPPLSQQIRQLERELGVELFERNTRSVRLTSAGESFLGPVRTVLDDLDLATRAAKAAGRGEFGRVTVGFAGASSHESLPLLTRAVRAAHPGLELVMRGQTYANVALDRVADGSLDLGFVRLPVTQPGVRARVIDEEELICALPSDHRLARRRRIPIEELASEVFVSFPANAGSTVREATVRACAEGGFTPKVVQEAPDSYTILALVAAGVGVTLTLTSCQHIQQTGLVYRRLAGKGMRLQAALAWRADNPSAALRTVLAVAEEALPTPRVD, via the coding sequence ATGGAACTTCGTCATCTGAACGCCTTCCTGGCGGTGGCCGAGGAACTGCACTTCGGCCGCGCGGCGAAGCGGCTGCAGATGGCGCAGCCGCCGCTGAGCCAGCAGATCCGCCAGCTCGAACGGGAACTCGGCGTCGAGCTGTTCGAGCGCAACACGCGGTCGGTGCGCCTGACCAGCGCGGGGGAGTCCTTTCTCGGGCCGGTCCGGACCGTGCTCGACGACCTCGACCTGGCCACGCGCGCGGCGAAGGCGGCCGGACGCGGTGAGTTCGGCCGGGTCACCGTCGGCTTCGCCGGCGCGTCGAGCCACGAGTCGCTGCCGCTGCTGACCAGGGCGGTCCGGGCCGCGCACCCCGGGCTCGAACTGGTGATGCGCGGGCAGACCTACGCCAACGTGGCGCTCGACCGGGTGGCCGACGGCTCGCTCGACCTCGGTTTTGTGCGCCTCCCGGTGACCCAGCCCGGGGTGCGGGCCAGGGTGATCGACGAGGAGGAACTGATCTGCGCGCTGCCCTCGGACCACCGGCTGGCCAGGCGGCGGCGCATCCCGATCGAGGAACTGGCCTCCGAGGTGTTCGTCAGCTTTCCCGCGAACGCCGGGTCCACCGTGCGCGAAGCCACCGTCCGTGCCTGCGCCGAGGGCGGGTTCACCCCGAAGGTGGTCCAGGAGGCGCCGGATTCGTACACCATCCTGGCGCTGGTGGCCGCGGGTGTGGGCGTGACGCTGACCCTGACCTCGTGCCAGCACATCCAGCAGACCGGCCTGGTGTACCGGCGGCTCGCCGGGAAGGGGATGAGGTTGCAGGCCGCGCTGGCCTGGCGCGCCGACAACCCGTCCGCCGCGCTGCGGACCGTGCTCGCGGTCGCCGAGGAGGCGCTGCCCACGCCTCGCGTGGATTGA
- a CDS encoding CoA transferase subunit A produces MADAVAAFVHDGDTVSLEGFTHLIPTAAGHEIIRQGRRGLTVVRMTADIVVDQMLAGGCVRKLVSSFVGNSSAGSLGELRRRIERADPEPLEFEEYSHYGMICRYLAGAQRLPFYPLRSYAGSDLPSVNPGIRKVRSPYDEDDQVYVVPPIHPDVAIVHAQRADRAGNTQVWGLTGIQAEAVYAAKKAVVVVEEVVDDEVIRRDPNRTLIPAHAVDAVVACPRGAHPSFAQGYYDRDNQFYRGWSAISADPARLRDWLAEWVLGTRDHAEYVAKLGERYWAELAVDEALSLPVNYGRRR; encoded by the coding sequence ATGGCCGACGCCGTCGCCGCCTTCGTGCACGACGGCGACACCGTCTCGCTCGAAGGGTTCACGCACCTCATCCCGACGGCGGCGGGGCACGAGATCATCCGGCAGGGCCGCCGCGGCCTGACCGTGGTCCGGATGACCGCGGACATCGTCGTGGACCAGATGCTGGCGGGCGGCTGCGTGCGCAAGCTGGTGTCCTCGTTCGTCGGCAACTCCTCGGCGGGCTCGCTCGGCGAACTGCGGCGGCGAATCGAACGCGCCGACCCCGAACCGCTGGAGTTCGAGGAGTACAGCCACTACGGCATGATCTGCCGCTACCTCGCGGGCGCGCAGCGGCTGCCGTTCTACCCGCTGCGCTCGTACGCGGGCAGCGACCTGCCGTCGGTCAATCCCGGCATCCGCAAGGTGCGCTCGCCCTACGACGAGGACGACCAGGTGTACGTGGTGCCGCCGATCCACCCCGACGTGGCGATCGTGCACGCCCAGCGCGCGGACCGCGCCGGGAACACGCAGGTCTGGGGTCTGACCGGCATCCAGGCCGAAGCCGTGTACGCGGCGAAGAAGGCCGTCGTGGTGGTCGAGGAGGTCGTCGACGACGAGGTGATCCGCCGCGACCCCAACCGCACGCTCATCCCGGCGCACGCGGTCGACGCCGTGGTGGCCTGCCCGCGTGGCGCCCACCCGTCCTTCGCGCAGGGCTACTACGACCGGGACAACCAGTTCTACCGCGGCTGGTCGGCGATCAGCGCGGATCCGGCGCGCCTGCGCGACTGGCTGGCGGAGTGGGTGCTCGGCACCCGCGACCACGCCGAGTACGTGGCGAAGCTGGGTGAGCGGTACTGGGCGGAGCTGGCCGTTGACGAAGCGCTCAGCCTGCCGGTGAACTACGGGCGGCGACGGTGA
- a CDS encoding CoA-transferase subunit beta yields MDTTSSELLSVVASRELAGKHTVFAGIGLPTLAASLAHLTVAPDLEIVYESGVCGAHPSHLPETIADAVLITGAEAVLPMPALFGNVLQGGHIDVGFLGAAQIDRWGNLNSSVIGDWAKPAVRLPGPGGAMEVMANSGEVFVVMRRHDRRSFVDQLDFCTSPGPDRALADGIRPLGAGVTRVITELGILARAGAGEPLRLVAVHPGVSADQVRAATGWDLDVADDLTTIEPPGEAELRRLREEVDPERVYLR; encoded by the coding sequence ATGGACACGACCTCCTCCGAGCTGCTCTCGGTGGTCGCCTCCCGGGAGTTGGCCGGGAAGCACACGGTTTTCGCCGGGATCGGCCTGCCCACGCTGGCCGCGTCGCTCGCCCACCTCACCGTCGCGCCGGACCTGGAGATCGTCTACGAGTCCGGGGTCTGCGGCGCGCACCCCTCGCACCTGCCGGAAACGATCGCCGACGCCGTGCTGATCACCGGCGCCGAAGCGGTGTTGCCGATGCCCGCGTTGTTCGGCAACGTGCTGCAGGGCGGGCACATCGACGTGGGTTTCCTCGGCGCCGCGCAGATCGACCGGTGGGGCAACCTGAACTCGTCGGTGATCGGCGACTGGGCCAAGCCCGCGGTGCGCCTGCCCGGACCCGGCGGCGCGATGGAGGTGATGGCCAACTCCGGCGAGGTCTTCGTGGTGATGCGCCGTCACGATCGAAGGTCCTTTGTGGACCAGCTGGACTTCTGCACCTCCCCCGGCCCGGACCGCGCGCTGGCCGACGGCATCCGGCCGCTGGGCGCCGGCGTCACCCGGGTGATCACCGAACTCGGCATTCTCGCGCGTGCCGGGGCGGGCGAGCCGCTCCGGCTGGTCGCCGTCCACCCCGGCGTTTCGGCCGACCAGGTGCGCGCGGCCACCGGCTGGGACCTGGACGTCGCGGACGACCTGACCACCATCGAACCCCCGGGCGAGGCCGAACTCCGGCGGCTGCGCGAAGAAGTCGACCCGGAGCGGGTTTACCTGCGCTGA
- a CDS encoding 3-hydroxyacyl-CoA dehydrogenase, which produces MRIRIIGTGVMGRGIAQWAATAGHIAELADARPEAVGEAVEFVGQLLDRAVTKGRMTAAEAEAVRGRLVPLDSVSAPGDQGDQVDLVIEAVREDLDTKAELFTALEKVLPPSTIFATNTSSIPVTRIAAKLADPSRLAGLHFFNPVPLMKIVEVVPGAATRADIPGTLAELVRASGHRAVVVADTPGFLVNHAGRGLVTEAFALLEDAVAEPVVLDRIARDVLGLRMGPFELMDLTGLDVTAAVMESIWTGFRYADRLRPSFLTPNRVAAGLLGRKSGRGFYDHSAEPPAEAPIAAAECPLWIAGSGPDADALRAALPETPNHPEAVMLVPTWGTTVSAAIAEHGLPAERTFGVDPLSLNTRRRVLAVTPASDPAAVRAATGALAVHADAVSVVRDTPGSVAQRLLASIVSVAASIAERALATPDDIDLAVTTALGYPAGPLAWGDRIGVGRLLDLQERLHEHTGDPRYRPTRWLRERAELGLPLTAPAYPLEKGTP; this is translated from the coding sequence ATGCGGATCAGGATCATCGGCACCGGCGTGATGGGCCGCGGCATCGCGCAGTGGGCGGCGACCGCCGGGCACATCGCCGAACTCGCCGACGCCAGGCCCGAGGCGGTCGGTGAGGCCGTCGAGTTCGTCGGGCAGCTGCTCGACCGCGCGGTCACCAAGGGACGCATGACGGCCGCCGAGGCGGAGGCGGTGCGCGGCAGGCTGGTGCCGCTGGACTCGGTGTCGGCTCCCGGCGACCAGGGCGACCAGGTGGACCTGGTGATCGAGGCCGTCCGCGAGGACCTGGACACCAAGGCGGAGCTGTTCACCGCGCTGGAAAAGGTGCTGCCGCCCAGCACGATCTTCGCCACGAACACCTCCTCGATCCCGGTCACCCGGATCGCCGCGAAGCTGGCCGATCCGTCGAGGCTGGCCGGGCTGCACTTCTTCAACCCGGTGCCGTTGATGAAGATCGTCGAGGTGGTGCCGGGTGCGGCGACCCGCGCCGACATTCCCGGCACGCTGGCCGAGCTGGTGCGCGCGTCCGGCCACCGCGCGGTGGTGGTCGCCGACACCCCCGGCTTCCTGGTCAACCACGCGGGCCGCGGGCTGGTCACCGAGGCGTTCGCGTTGCTGGAGGACGCGGTCGCGGAGCCGGTGGTGCTCGACCGGATCGCGCGCGACGTGCTCGGCCTGCGGATGGGCCCGTTCGAGCTGATGGACCTGACCGGCCTCGACGTGACGGCCGCGGTGATGGAGTCGATCTGGACCGGGTTCCGGTATGCCGACCGGCTGCGGCCGTCCTTTCTCACGCCGAACCGGGTGGCCGCCGGGCTGCTCGGCCGCAAGAGCGGACGCGGGTTCTACGACCACAGCGCCGAACCGCCCGCCGAGGCACCGATCGCCGCCGCCGAGTGTCCACTGTGGATAGCCGGATCCGGGCCGGACGCCGACGCCCTGCGCGCGGCCCTGCCGGAGACGCCGAATCATCCCGAAGCCGTGATGCTCGTGCCGACCTGGGGCACCACGGTGTCCGCGGCCATCGCCGAGCACGGGCTGCCCGCCGAGCGCACTTTCGGCGTGGACCCGCTGTCGCTGAACACCCGTCGCCGCGTGCTGGCGGTGACCCCCGCGTCGGACCCGGCCGCGGTCCGGGCCGCCACCGGGGCGCTCGCCGTGCACGCGGACGCGGTGTCGGTGGTGCGTGACACGCCCGGCTCGGTCGCGCAACGCCTGCTCGCGTCGATCGTCTCCGTCGCCGCGTCGATCGCGGAACGGGCGCTGGCCACGCCCGACGACATCGACCTGGCCGTCACCACCGCGCTCGGTTACCCGGCCGGTCCGCTCGCCTGGGGTGACCGCATCGGCGTCGGCAGGCTGCTGGACCTCCAGGAACGACTGCACGAGCACACCGGCGACCCGCGTTACCGGCCGACGCGCTGGCTGCGCGAACGCGCCGAGCTGGGCCTGCCGCTGACCGCACCCGCCTACCCGCTGGAGAAGGGCACACCATGA
- a CDS encoding acyl-CoA dehydrogenase family protein produces the protein MISPEFGLTETQRDIRAMAARFVDEEIVPNAREWDRAEQVDRGIVKRLGELGFLGLMVPESYGGVDADMLSYVLVTEELGRGDSAVRGIVSVSLGLVTKTIVTHGTDEQRAQWLPRLVSGDALGCFALTEPGTGSDAASVSTRATRDGGDWLLDGGKMFITNGTWAQVALTFARTSERGLTAFLVPTDSPGLSIREIHGKLGLRGQATAELSFDSVRVPDSARLGEVDRGLGIALGALSRGRVSVAAGAVGLAQAAVDAAVRYSTERTQFGRPIASFQLVQELLANSTVDVRASRLLTHHVARIADAGVSPKDYATDASIAKYHASETAVRVSNNCLQVFGGYGFIDEFPVGKYLRDARVLTLYEGTSQVQKLLIGRDLTGINALT, from the coding sequence ATGATTTCACCGGAGTTCGGCCTGACCGAGACGCAGCGCGACATCCGCGCCATGGCCGCACGCTTCGTCGACGAGGAGATCGTGCCGAACGCACGGGAGTGGGACCGCGCCGAGCAGGTCGATCGCGGCATCGTGAAACGCCTGGGGGAACTGGGTTTCCTCGGCCTGATGGTGCCGGAGTCCTACGGCGGGGTGGACGCGGACATGCTGTCCTACGTGCTGGTGACCGAGGAACTCGGGCGCGGTGACTCCGCGGTGCGCGGGATCGTGTCGGTGTCGCTCGGGCTGGTCACCAAAACCATCGTCACGCACGGCACGGACGAGCAGCGCGCGCAGTGGCTGCCCCGGCTGGTCAGCGGGGACGCGCTCGGCTGCTTCGCGCTCACCGAGCCCGGCACCGGCTCCGACGCGGCGTCGGTCAGCACCCGCGCCACCCGCGACGGCGGTGACTGGCTGCTCGACGGCGGCAAGATGTTCATCACCAACGGCACCTGGGCGCAGGTGGCGCTGACCTTCGCCCGCACCAGCGAGCGCGGGCTCACCGCGTTCCTGGTGCCCACCGACTCGCCCGGCCTGTCGATCAGGGAGATCCACGGCAAGCTCGGCCTCCGCGGTCAGGCCACCGCGGAGCTGAGCTTCGACTCCGTGCGCGTGCCCGACTCCGCGCGGCTGGGCGAGGTGGACCGCGGGCTGGGCATCGCGCTCGGCGCGCTGTCCCGCGGCCGGGTCTCGGTGGCCGCGGGCGCGGTCGGGCTGGCGCAGGCCGCGGTGGACGCGGCCGTGCGCTACTCCACCGAACGCACCCAGTTCGGCCGGCCGATCGCGTCCTTCCAACTGGTGCAGGAACTGCTCGCGAATTCCACTGTGGACGTACGTGCGTCCCGGCTGCTCACCCACCACGTGGCGCGGATCGCGGACGCCGGGGTGTCGCCCAAGGACTACGCGACCGACGCGTCCATCGCGAAGTACCACGCGAGCGAGACCGCGGTGCGCGTCAGCAACAACTGCCTCCAGGTCTTCGGCGGGTACGGGTTCATCGACGAGTTCCCGGTGGGCAAGTACCTCCGTGACGCGCGGGTGCTGACCCTGTACGAAGGCACCAGCCAGGTGCAGAAGCTGCTGATCGGCCGCGATCTCACCGGGATCAACGCACTGACGTGA
- a CDS encoding DUF1479 domain-containing protein: MTGLPHWEQPPAELPAAIREIKAALRASIAASGRGVEEVFAVVEAKIGEEVAEIDAAKARGEQVWPVIDYADIAAGTVPAAELAKLRRRGCLVVRGHFDREQALTWDREIVDYVEGNGFFENYRGPGDDFFGSVGSKPEIYPIYWSPPQMQARQSERMARVQAFLNGQWKHESDGVRWFEPGRDSLYPDRIRRRPEGADSGGLGTHLDPGTLDLWMTESYQRAFRHLFDGSVESYDPWDAAHRTAGPQYPGSTMCSAFRTFQGWTALSDMDHDQGVLHTVPIPGAMAYLMLRPLLPDVPEDDMCGVTVNQVFPANERWHPLLMRALTGIPDVRAGDSVWWHCDLIHSVAPVTNQRGWGNVMYIPAAPWCPRNETYAAAVREAFRTGASPSDFPGEHYERDWPDRFRPEDLNEIGRRGLGLTSVR, translated from the coding sequence GTGACCGGACTGCCGCACTGGGAGCAGCCGCCCGCCGAGCTGCCTGCCGCGATCCGCGAGATCAAAGCCGCCCTGCGGGCCAGCATCGCCGCGTCCGGACGCGGCGTCGAAGAGGTTTTTGCCGTGGTGGAGGCCAAGATCGGCGAAGAGGTGGCGGAAATCGACGCCGCCAAGGCGCGCGGTGAACAGGTCTGGCCGGTCATCGACTACGCCGACATCGCCGCGGGCACCGTGCCCGCCGCCGAGCTGGCCAAGCTGCGGCGGCGCGGTTGCCTGGTCGTGCGCGGGCATTTCGACCGCGAGCAGGCGCTGACCTGGGACCGCGAGATCGTCGACTACGTGGAGGGCAACGGGTTCTTCGAGAACTACCGCGGCCCCGGCGACGACTTCTTCGGCAGCGTCGGCTCCAAGCCCGAGATCTACCCGATCTACTGGTCACCTCCGCAGATGCAGGCCAGGCAGAGCGAGCGGATGGCGCGGGTGCAGGCCTTCCTCAACGGCCAGTGGAAGCACGAGTCCGACGGCGTGCGCTGGTTCGAGCCGGGCCGCGATTCGCTGTACCCGGACCGGATCCGCCGGCGGCCCGAGGGTGCCGACTCCGGCGGCCTCGGCACGCACCTCGATCCCGGCACGCTCGACCTCTGGATGACCGAGTCGTACCAGCGGGCGTTCCGCCACCTGTTCGACGGCAGCGTCGAGTCGTACGACCCGTGGGACGCCGCGCACCGCACCGCCGGGCCGCAGTACCCCGGCAGCACCATGTGCTCGGCCTTCCGCACCTTCCAGGGCTGGACCGCGCTGTCCGACATGGACCACGACCAGGGCGTGCTGCACACCGTGCCGATCCCGGGCGCGATGGCCTACCTGATGCTGCGCCCGCTGCTGCCGGACGTGCCCGAAGACGACATGTGCGGCGTCACCGTTAACCAGGTCTTCCCGGCGAACGAGCGGTGGCACCCGCTGCTGATGCGGGCGCTGACCGGTATTCCCGACGTGCGTGCCGGGGATTCGGTCTGGTGGCACTGCGACCTGATCCACAGCGTCGCGCCGGTGACCAACCAGCGTGGCTGGGGCAACGTCATGTACATCCCCGCCGCGCCGTGGTGCCCGCGCAACGAGACCTACGCCGCCGCCGTCCGCGAAGCCTTCCGCACCGGGGCCAGCCCCAGCGATTTCCCCGGCGAGCACTACGAACGCGACTGGCCCGACCGGTTCCGGCCGGAGGACCTGAACGAGATCGGGAGGCGCGGCCTTGGTCTCACGTCAGTGCGTTGA
- a CDS encoding ROK family transcriptional regulator — MDPAKPSLALVRAVTDEQVLRALIRHRRLTRAELAADIGISKPTAGESVRRLAERGLVVDTGEHTPGGRGRGRVGSYYALSVNIGSAMAVSIAPEGVVAEGVDVYGTTVVRDHQELGRPARQSQVAAALRDAATEVALTRPVRLAVVSAADPVDRATGRLVHLPDAPFLVGDLDPVTILAPYVVGRVLVDNDVNWAAKAERDHAGPDFAYLHLGEGLGAAVVSDGEVRRGSTGLAGEVAYLLTTGPSGEAVRFIDLFAQLELRQPGSTAIDVERLLERCADADTRRVLGQAVGGVIAALAAICDPDRVIVGGSWGPELLDDIPSPMPRQPVLQAATQTTEPGLTGARAEALSLLAEAIATG; from the coding sequence GTGGACCCCGCCAAACCGTCGCTGGCGCTGGTGCGCGCGGTGACCGACGAGCAGGTGCTCCGGGCACTGATCCGCCACCGCCGGCTGACGCGTGCCGAGTTGGCCGCCGACATCGGCATTTCCAAGCCCACCGCGGGGGAAAGCGTGCGGCGGCTGGCCGAACGCGGGCTGGTGGTGGACACCGGTGAGCACACCCCCGGCGGCCGTGGGCGGGGCCGGGTCGGCTCGTACTACGCGCTGTCGGTCAACATCGGCTCGGCGATGGCGGTCAGCATCGCGCCGGAGGGCGTGGTCGCCGAGGGCGTCGACGTCTACGGCACCACGGTCGTGCGAGACCACCAGGAACTCGGCAGACCTGCGCGGCAGTCACAGGTGGCCGCCGCGCTCCGGGACGCCGCCACCGAGGTGGCCCTCACCAGGCCGGTGCGGCTGGCCGTGGTCAGCGCGGCCGATCCGGTCGACCGCGCCACCGGCAGGCTGGTGCACCTGCCCGACGCGCCGTTCCTGGTCGGCGACCTGGACCCGGTGACGATACTGGCGCCGTACGTGGTCGGCCGGGTACTCGTCGACAACGACGTGAACTGGGCCGCCAAGGCGGAACGGGACCACGCCGGGCCGGATTTTGCCTACCTGCACCTTGGGGAAGGTCTCGGCGCGGCCGTCGTCAGCGACGGTGAGGTCCGGCGCGGGAGCACCGGGCTGGCCGGCGAAGTCGCCTACTTGCTGACCACCGGGCCGTCCGGGGAAGCCGTGCGGTTCATCGACCTGTTCGCCCAGCTCGAGCTGCGGCAGCCCGGCTCGACCGCGATCGACGTCGAGCGGCTGCTGGAGCGCTGCGCCGACGCGGACACCCGGCGCGTCCTGGGCCAGGCGGTCGGCGGGGTGATCGCCGCGCTGGCCGCCATCTGCGATCCGGACCGCGTCATCGTCGGCGGCTCGTGGGGCCCGGAACTCCTGGACGACATCCCGTCCCCGATGCCGCGGCAACCCGTGCTCCAGGCCGCCACGCAAACCACCGAACCCGGCTTGACCGGCGCACGCGCCGAGGCGCTTTCACTGCTGGCCGAGGCCATCGCCACCGGTTAA
- a CDS encoding glycosyltransferase, giving the protein MMRLLFSAGAGYSHIAPLLPLATAARDLGHATVFVTGPGAVGHLEAAGLHGVAVGAAAAGPQPWGRYSPAELAVMSAEEKLAFVVTVMAEAGAGGRLDDMLAFFRDWRPELVVAASGEFAAVAAAVVTGVPFAVHAIGPPKSAAVMAGGWAVVDELVRRFEPGGLPSRDNVPYLDIWPGGLRPAGVEWDLPNRWPVRPDGMLPVEGERPYPAPVVYVTAGTAHNTKPGVLEAMIGGVRDAGVDVVATIGRDGDLDRFGTQPGHVRITHFLPQERVLPHAEVVVCHAGAGTVLGALAHGKPLVLTPLATDQFDTAAQVADAGAGVVAEPSPDAVRAALGRVRRNPAYRAAAGVLAAEIAAMPPPVAVLERLTGGDGLGQQ; this is encoded by the coding sequence ATGATGCGTCTGCTCTTCTCCGCGGGTGCCGGGTACAGCCACATCGCGCCGCTGCTGCCGCTTGCCACGGCGGCACGCGATCTGGGCCACGCAACGGTTTTTGTCACCGGCCCCGGCGCGGTCGGCCACCTGGAGGCTGCGGGCCTGCACGGTGTCGCGGTGGGCGCGGCGGCGGCCGGTCCCCAGCCGTGGGGCCGGTATTCGCCCGCCGAACTCGCCGTGATGTCCGCCGAGGAAAAGCTGGCCTTCGTGGTCACCGTGATGGCGGAAGCGGGCGCGGGCGGAAGGCTCGACGACATGCTGGCGTTCTTCCGCGACTGGCGGCCGGAACTGGTGGTCGCGGCCAGCGGGGAGTTCGCCGCGGTGGCCGCCGCGGTGGTGACCGGCGTGCCGTTCGCCGTGCACGCGATCGGCCCGCCGAAGTCCGCCGCGGTGATGGCGGGCGGCTGGGCGGTGGTCGACGAACTGGTGCGCCGCTTCGAGCCGGGCGGCTTGCCCAGTCGCGACAACGTGCCGTACCTCGACATCTGGCCCGGCGGACTGCGCCCGGCAGGAGTCGAATGGGACCTGCCGAATCGCTGGCCCGTGCGTCCCGACGGAATGCTCCCGGTCGAGGGGGAGCGGCCATACCCCGCGCCGGTTGTCTACGTCACCGCGGGCACGGCGCACAACACCAAGCCGGGCGTGCTCGAAGCCATGATCGGAGGGGTGCGCGACGCCGGGGTGGACGTTGTCGCCACCATCGGCCGCGACGGCGACCTCGACCGCTTCGGCACCCAGCCCGGCCACGTCCGGATCACGCACTTCCTGCCGCAGGAACGGGTGCTGCCGCACGCCGAAGTGGTGGTCTGCCACGCGGGCGCGGGCACCGTTCTCGGCGCGCTCGCGCACGGCAAGCCCCTCGTGCTCACTCCGCTGGCCACCGACCAGTTCGACACGGCGGCCCAGGTCGCCGACGCGGGTGCCGGGGTGGTCGCCGAACCGTCACCGGACGCGGTTCGAGCCGCTCTTGGCCGGGTGCGAAGAAATCCGGCCTATCGAGCGGCGGCGGGCGTACTGGCGGCCGAGATCGCCGCGATGCCGCCGCCGGTGGCGGTGCTCGAGCGGTTAACCGGTGGCGATGGCCTCGGCCAGCAGTGA
- a CDS encoding DUF4287 domain-containing protein: MSFQAYLDAIEDKTGLTPREFLALAAERGFDDPGTKAGVIVDWLKQDHGLGRGHAMALVHVIKKGPKISAKHVGSSGPHRDESDTLWLDGKRNRP, translated from the coding sequence ATGTCCTTCCAGGCTTATCTCGACGCGATCGAGGACAAGACCGGGCTGACGCCGCGTGAGTTCCTCGCGCTGGCGGCCGAGCGCGGGTTCGACGATCCGGGCACCAAGGCGGGGGTGATCGTCGACTGGCTCAAGCAGGACCACGGCCTCGGCCGCGGGCACGCGATGGCACTGGTGCACGTGATCAAGAAAGGCCCGAAGATCAGCGCGAAGCACGTCGGAAGCAGCGGCCCACACCGCGACGAATCCGACACCCTCTGGCTGGACGGAAAACGAAACCGCCCCTGA
- a CDS encoding cupin domain-containing protein: MLVIAKEDDLRIGSGRTARFEGEAYGSGISFFHVHNTEGQGPGVHVHPYSETWVVLAGSALIRSADGEATVTEGDVVVVSAGTPHAFRAVGPEPLKMMCIHASPRIQQEFLDDAEAGATFRRF, from the coding sequence ATGCTGGTCATCGCCAAGGAGGACGACCTCCGCATCGGCAGCGGGCGCACCGCGAGGTTCGAGGGGGAGGCCTACGGGTCCGGCATCTCGTTCTTCCACGTGCACAACACCGAGGGGCAGGGGCCGGGCGTCCACGTGCACCCGTACTCGGAGACCTGGGTGGTGCTCGCGGGCAGCGCGCTCATCCGCAGCGCCGACGGCGAGGCGACGGTCACCGAGGGTGATGTGGTGGTGGTCAGCGCCGGTACCCCGCACGCGTTCCGCGCGGTCGGGCCGGAGCCGCTGAAGATGATGTGCATCCACGCCTCACCCCGCATCCAGCAGGAATTCCTCGACGACGCCGAAGCCGGCGCGACCTTCCGGAGGTTCTGA